In Euphorbia lathyris chromosome 9, ddEupLath1.1, whole genome shotgun sequence, the following are encoded in one genomic region:
- the LOC136207035 gene encoding uncharacterized protein isoform X2 — MSIPPSSTSSSSATTSSQFTYTNATATPNNSYFPMPFHLQQPVQPYVAAPAVQPVVAPVYTAPVGPVYTLPQFQQAQQLFQRDAQTITPEALEGVKAALASSEIEHKAETKKKAVPRKAAGQAWEDPTLSEWPENDYRLFCGDLGNEVNDDVLSKAFARFPSFNMARIFL; from the exons ATGTCGATCCCGCCGTCTTCAACGTCTTCATCCTCTGCAACTACAAGTTCGCAATTCACATACACGAATGCAACGGCAACGCCAAACAATTCATATTTCCCGATGCCCTTTCATCTCCAGCAACCGGTCCAGCCCTATGTGGCTGCGCCCGCGGTCCAGCCTGTcgttgcacctgtttataccgCTCCTGTAGGACCTGTTTATACTCTTCCTCAATTTCAGCAG GCACAGCAGTTATTTCAGAGAGATGCTCAAACAATTACTCCTGAAGCACTTGAAGGTGTGAAAGCAGCCCTTGCTAGCAGTGAGATTGAGCATAAAGCAGAAACCAAAAAGAAAGCTGTTCCTCGAAAAGCTGCTGGCCAGGCTTGGGAGGATCCAACACTTTCAGAGTGGCCTGAAA ATGATTATCGCCTATTTTGTGGTGATCTTGGAAATGAAGTGAATGATGACGTTCTTTCAAAAGCATTTGCAAGGTTTCCTTCATTTAACATGGCCAGA atttttctttgA
- the LOC136205687 gene encoding putative lysine-specific demethylase JMJ16: MGTELMRVCVKEENDEIPVPPGFESFASFTLKRVQDDEKQKSEDMISCSASTSTCESQLVKMEVDSDSCEDAKLMMSLRRKPCINYGQSENNSRGEFDLEKLKQNLSLRTHLPKGVIRGCPQCSNCQKVTAKWHPEFARRPDLEDAPAFYPTEEEFEDTLKYIASIRQKAEPYGICRIVPPPSWKPPCPLKEQSIWENSKFSTRVQRVDKLQNRDSLKKMSRMYNNARKKRRRCTKMAVNSGTDIESVSGCSDAGACEVEFGFEPGPEFTLSTFEKQADDFKAQYFTKDSSGLDDECCTTVLHDNWEPTVDNIEGEYWRIVEKATEEIEVLYGADLETGVFGSGFPRKSNKVGSDTDDRYAESGWNLNNFPRLPGSVLSYESGDISGVLVPWLYIGMCFSSFCWHVEDHHLYSLNYMHWGSSKMWYGVPGQDAVKMEEAMRKHLPDLFEEQPDLLHKLVTQLSPSILKSEGVPVYRCVQNPGEFVLTFPRAYHSGFNCGFNCAEAVNVAPIDWLPHGQIAIELYREQGRRTSISHDKLLLGASREAVRAHWELNLLKKNTVDNLRWLEVCGKDGILAKALKDRVEIERIRREFLCNSSQAVKMENNFDATSERECSVCLFDLHLSAAGCRCSPDKYACLNHAKQMCVCGLGTKYFLFRYDISELNILVEALQGKLSAVYRWARLDLGMALTSSISRDTLQDYKISYAPEGTTLKVMRSKPAVDFLKHIGSRGMSTEATMASPKTLFEDASLVRKTTPEAAALKDTRASSIPTSTLEVIEKQSHDSKLNKGGSVPVSSDSKTQICQLSQEDLSYAGDLTLVECGIKTSPMGPDDIILLSDDEGDEAKEVVVRPNRSSLAKRLDPSNTPSSSNSSPCSDSKDSILIVPVTDAVETSKNNVNSLPNGQRDKCLFEPVQLKEEDRKHREIVLGCIAQNSSFGSRIVSAGLRNNAQDCSAIIEIKDQNTANARCQEPQQSASAKPSDGDKMGGNITSNPMDNLRTMAGGTSSSQNNLDRYFRQRGPRIAKVVRRITCNVEPLEYGVVLSGKSWCNSQAIFPKGFRSRVKYMSVLDPTNTGYYVSEILDAGQNRPLFMVSLEQCSSEVFIHVSAARCWEMVRERVNQEITKQHKMGKTNLPPLQPPGSLDGLEMFGFSSPSIVQAVEALDRNRLCTDYWDSRPYSRLQGQIPQHSLPKENGGHLQSITDEENCKGKPGSHVLPEGVNTLLRGLFKKANTEELSALSRIFNDSELTIDPGYIGNLLNEEIKIHSVDLNSHRL, from the exons ATGGGAACTGAACTTATGAGAGTATGTGTAAAGGAAGAGAATGATGAGATCCCAGTTCCACCTGGTTTTGAGTCATTTGCTTCTTTCACATTAAAGAGGGTGCAAGatgatgaaaaacaaaaatcTGAAGACATGATTAGTTGTTCAGCCTCTACCAGTACTTGTGAATCACAGCTGGTTAAGATGGAAGTAGACTCTGACAGTTGTGAGGACGCAAAACTTATGATGTCTCTCCGGCGAAAACCTTGTATAAACTATGGACAATCGGAAAATAATTCCCGGGGTGAATTTGATTTGGAGAAGCTCAAGCAA AATCTCTCTTTAAGGACTCATCTTCCTAAGGGGGTTATTCGTGGGTGTCCACAATGCAGTAATTGCCAAAAG GTGACTGCAAAATGGCATCCTGAATTTGCTCGGAGGCCTGACCTTGAGGATGCTCCTGCTTTCTACCCAACTGAAGAG GAGTTTGAAGATACTTTAAAATATATAGCTAGCATACGCCAGAAAGCTGAACCATATGGAATCTGTCGCATTGTTCCTCCTCCTTCTTGGAAACCTCCCTGTCCTCTGAAGGAACAATCTATATGGGAAAATTCTAAGTTTTCTACTCGTGTTCAGAGGGTTGACAAACTGCAGAATCGGGATTCACTGAAGAAGATGTCAAGGATGTATAACAATGCcaggaagaaaagaagaagatgtACGAAAATGGCAGTAAATAGTGGAACAGATATTGAAAGTGTCTCAGGGTGCAGTGATGCTGGTGCTTGTGAagttgaatttggttttgaacctGGTCCCGAGTTTACTCTAAGTACATTTGAGAAACAAGCAGATGATTTTAAGGCTCAGTACTTCACGAAGGACTCTAGTGGCTTGGATGATGAGTGTTGCACAACAGTCCTTCATGACAACTGGGAACCAACAGTGGATAATATTGAGGGTGAATATTGGCGGATTGTAGAGAAAGCCACTGAAGAGATAGAG GTGCTCTATGGGGCTGATCTGGAAACGGGGGTTTTTGGTAGTGGATTCCCAAGAAAGTCCAACAAAGTGGGTTCTGATACAGATGATCGATATGCAGAATCTGGCTGGAACTTGAATAACTTTCCAAGGCTTCCTGGATCTGTCCTTTCATATGAGAGTGGTGATATATCTGGTGTTCTGGTGCCATGGTTGTATATCGGAATGTGCTTTTCTTCATTCTGTTGG CATGTTGAAGATCATCACTTGTATTCACTGAATTACATGCATTGGGGTTCTTCAAAAATGTGGTATGGGGTACCAGGGCAGGATGCTGTTAAAATGGAAGAGGCTATGAGAAAGCATTTGCCTGATCTTTTTGAAGAACAACCAGACTTGCTTCATAAGCTG GTGACACAGCTTTCTCCTTCCATACTAAAATCTGAGGGGGTACCAGTCTATCGATGCGTACAAAATCCTGGAGAATTTGTTCTAACCTTTCCTCGAGCATATCATTCAGGGTTTAATTGTGGATTCAATTGTGCGGAGGCAGTAAATGTAGCTCCTATAGACTGGTTGCCCCATGGACAAATTGCTATAGAGCTATACCGTGAACAGGGTCGAAGGACTTCTATCTCCCATGATAAACTATTGCTTGGAGCTTCAAGAGAAGCAGTGAGAGCTCATTGGGAGCTGAATTTATTGAAAAAGAATACTGTAGATAACTTAAGATGGTTAGAGGTGTGTGGAAAAGATGGGATATTAGCAAAAGCACTCAAG GACCGTGTGGAGATTGAGCGTATAAGGAGAGAATTTCTCTGCAATTCATCGCAAGCAGTGAAGATGGAGAACAACTTTGATGCCACAAGTGAAAGGGAATGCAGTGTCTGCCTTTTTGATTTACACCTGTCTGCAGCGGGATGTCGCTGTTCTCCAGATAAGTATGCATGCTTGAATCATGCAAAACAGATGTGTGTATGTGGTTTGGGTACCAAATATTTCTTATTTCGGTACGACATCAGTGAATTAAATATCCTAGTTGAGGCATTACAAGGGAAATTGAGTGCAGTATATAGATGGGCAAGATTAGATCTTGGAATGGCCCTCACATCTTCTATCTCCAGAGACACTTTGCAAGACTACAAAATATCATATGCTCCAGAAGGAACCACATTGAAAGTAATGAGATCGAAACCCGCAGTGGATTTTCTTAAACATATAGGCAGTAGGGGAATGTCTACAGAAGCGACAATGGCTTCACCTAAGACCCTTTTTGAGGATGCTTCACTAGTGAGAAAAACAACTCCTGAAGCTGCAGCTTTAAAAGACACAAGGGCATCATCTATACCCACCAGCACTCTTGAAGTAATTGAGAAGCAAAGTCACGATTCAAAGCTAAATAAAGGAGGGTCTGTCCCTGTCTCTAGTGATTCAAAAACACAAATATGCCAGCTATCTCAAGAAGACTTATCTTATGCGGGAGACCTGACACTAGTTGAATGTGGAATTAAAACGTCTCCGATGGGTCCTGATGACATCATTCTTCTTAGTGACGACGAGGGTGATGAAGCAAAGGAAGTTGTTGTTAGACCAAACAGAAGTTCTCTAGCAAAGCGTTTAGACCCTTCTAACACGCCATCTAGTTCTAATAGTAGTCCGTGTAGTGACAGTAAAGATTCAATCTTAATTGTCCCTGTAACTGATGCAGTAGAGACAAGTAAAAATAATGTCAATTCTCTCCCTAATGGGCAAAGGGATAAATGTTTATTTGAACCTGTACAATTGAAGGAAGAGGATCGTAAACATAGAGAAATAGTTCTAGGATGTATTGCACAAAACAGTTCTTTCGGTTCACGAATTGTCAGTGCAGGACTTCGCAATAATGCTCAAGATTGTTCAGCTATCATAGAGATAAAGGATCAAAATACGGCAAATGCTAGGTGTCAGGAACCCCAGCAGTCTGCCAGTGCCAAGCCCAGTGATGGGGATAAGATGGGGGGAAATATCACCTCAAATCCTATGGATAACTTGAGAACTATGGCAGGTGGCACATCTTCCTCACAGAATAATTTGGACCGGTATTTCCGGCAGAGGGGTCCCCGCATTGCCAAGGTAGTGAGAAGAATTACTTGCAATGTTGAGCCTCTAGAATACGGAGTAGTTCTTTCTGGAAAGTCATGGTGTAACAGCCAAGCAATTTTTCCCAAAG GATTTAGGAGCCGGGTTAAGTACATGAGTGTTTTGGATCCAACAAATACGGGTTATTATGTCTCAGAAATATTGGATGCTGGGCAAAATAGACCTCTATTCATG GTTTCGTTGGAGCAGTGTTCAAGTGAGGTATTCATTCATGTTTCAGCTGCTAGATGCTGGGAAATGgtgagagagagagtgaatcaAGAAATCACAAAACAACATAAAATGGGAAAAACTAATTTGCCTCCTTTACAGCCTCCTGGAAGTCTTGATGGTCTTGAAATGTTTGGGTTTTCTTCACCATCTATTGTGCAG
- the LOC136207035 gene encoding uncharacterized protein isoform X1, whose product MSIPPSSTSSSSATTSSQFTYTNATATPNNSYFPMPFHLQQPVQPYVAAPAVQPVVAPVYTAPVGPVYTLPQFQQAQQLFQRDAQTITPEALEGVKAALASSEIEHKAETKKKAVPRKAAGQAWEDPTLSEWPENDYRLFCGDLGNEVNDDVLSKAFARFPSFNMARVVRDKRTGKTKGYGFVSFSNPSDLAAALKEMNGKYVGNRPIKLRKSNWRERTDYDALERQKNHNQKKPKISKKSVLHK is encoded by the exons ATGTCGATCCCGCCGTCTTCAACGTCTTCATCCTCTGCAACTACAAGTTCGCAATTCACATACACGAATGCAACGGCAACGCCAAACAATTCATATTTCCCGATGCCCTTTCATCTCCAGCAACCGGTCCAGCCCTATGTGGCTGCGCCCGCGGTCCAGCCTGTcgttgcacctgtttataccgCTCCTGTAGGACCTGTTTATACTCTTCCTCAATTTCAGCAG GCACAGCAGTTATTTCAGAGAGATGCTCAAACAATTACTCCTGAAGCACTTGAAGGTGTGAAAGCAGCCCTTGCTAGCAGTGAGATTGAGCATAAAGCAGAAACCAAAAAGAAAGCTGTTCCTCGAAAAGCTGCTGGCCAGGCTTGGGAGGATCCAACACTTTCAGAGTGGCCTGAAA ATGATTATCGCCTATTTTGTGGTGATCTTGGAAATGAAGTGAATGATGACGTTCTTTCAAAAGCATTTGCAAGGTTTCCTTCATTTAACATGGCCAGA GTTGTGAGAGATAAGCGGACTGGAAAAACAAAGGGCTATGGATTTGTTAGCTTTTCAAACCCATCTGACCTTGCAGCTGCACTTAAAGAGATGAATG GAAAATATGTGGGAAATAGGCCAATTAAATTGCGGAAGAGCAATTGGAGGGAAAGGACAGATTATGATGCACTAGAAAGACAGAAG AACCACAATCAGAAGAAGCCTAAGATTTCGAAGAAGAGTGTATTGCACAAGTGA